The Terriglobus roseus region CTAGAAGAACCGTCCCAGGGTGAAGACGAATTTGCGGTGGTCATGATCGCCGATGGCCGGCCCGAAGGTGAGCGCGCCGATGGGGGTTTCTGCAGCGAGCCCGAAGAAAACGTCCTGCCGCATCAGCGTGTCGCGGTCCGGTGAGTACATGCGACCAAGTTCATAGGTGCCGATGATGTAAATACTTTGTCCCAGGGGCATGGGCAGTTGGGCAATGCGCCTGAAGTAAGCAGGACGAATCAGCATGTAGTCTGTGCCGCGGTATTCATCGTATGCGGATGCTGTCAGACGGAGCGGCCCACCCAGCGTGAAGCGGAAAGGATCGGCAACCTGACGATTGGCCATGGTGCCGCCTTCAAGACTGAAAGACACAGTGTTGTTGTGCCCAAGGTCATAGAAGTATGCGCCAGAAGCCTGGAGAACCGGTGCGTTCACACTGTTCACGGTATTGAACAGATATCCACCGGACACGTCAGCACGCAGACCATGACGCGGCACCATGGCACGGTCCTGCCCGTTAAAGCTGTACTGCAGACGCACCTGTTGAGAGTTGCCATGGATATCAGGTTGACCATCGCTACCAGTGCTGAGGTTCCAGAGCTGATGGGTCATCTGATAGCCCAGACGCCACTCGGTAAAGTGGCTCTGGCTGTAACCAAAATCCACGCCACCACCGGCTGTCTGCGTAAGACGGTCTGAGACTTTGTGCTGGTCTACCCATATGGGCTCCAGCGTGCGATAGAGCTGGAGACGTGGCGCGATAAAGAAATTGTGATCGTTCGGACGCCAGTAGTATTCCGGCACAAACTGTGTCACACGACCAATGCGCATCAACAGACGACCTTCGCTCTTGTAAGTGCCAAGATCCTGCTGCGTGAGGATGGCATCGAGAGTGGCACGGTTGGTGCCACCGGATTGAGAAATGATGTTTGCTCCAAGCAGGAGATACGGTGGACCACCAGGACGGTCGCGAACGACCATGTTCAGGTCAACATCATTCGGTCCGGGAACGTAGCCGGGCTTTTCTGCAATGGCGATCGCGACCTTGCCAGAACTGCTGGGAGCAACCGTCTCAAAGACCGGCTTCGCCTCCTTCTTCTTTGAGCCTTTGTCGGATTTTCCAGGAGGGATCGTATTGTTCGGAGTCTCAGACGCTGCGGGGGGTTGCGACGCGGTCTCCACCATCTCCGGGAGCGTGTCGTCGCCGGGGCCGCGTTTTTCGTCAGGATGCAGCAGTTCCCTGCCTTCTACATGACGGCCTACGTTCGCCGGTCCAGTCACTTCCGTATCCAGCTTCTGGCCTGGAGTCGTCAGGAAGTAATCCGTGTTGTAGCGACCATCGCTGCGAACCTCATTCAGTTTCGCCTCTACCTCGTCAGTGTTCAGCTTCTTGCCGGGTAGGTCATCCACCGTGTCGCGGACACCGATGGCACTGTGATTGTTGGGGGCGATGACTTTCACTGAAGCGATGTTTTGCGGCGTACGCGCTTCGCGATGCTGGCGATGGGCCATGTACGTCTCCCACTCCTCATCGGAGACGCGATACTTCAGCAGTTGTGGCGCCATCTTCTGTGCCGCAACGTAGCCTGCCTGCGCCAGATCGCCTGCCTTTGCGTAGTCTGAGGTTCCCGCGCCGGCGGGTGTTACGGGTTCAATCAGAACATCCGCAAGCTGGCGTGACCGAACTTCGTTGCTCCATGACGCGACGGAAAAACTGCGGCCCAGGATGCCGAGGAGCGAGTTGGTATCGCCCGTTCCCGGCGGTGTAAGCGGCAGCGAAACTGCGAGCACGACGTCGGCATGCAATTCACGTTTCACGATGTCTGTTGGGAGGTTTTCAGTCAGCGCGCCGTCCACATAGATGTGGCCACCGTCTTCCAGCGGCGGAAACACACCGGGGATAGAGATAGACGCGCGTACCGCCTCTGCAAGCGGGCCGTGGGTAAATACGGCTTCGCGGCCCACGAGAATATCCGTGGCTACACAGCGGAATGGCAGCGGCAGATTGTTAAATGAGAAATCTGCGCCGTAAGGCAGGAACTGCGCGTTCAGAAATTGATTGAGCCCGTAATCCAGCAGAACACCGTTGCGAATGGAAGGCCCGTGCTTCAAACCAAGACTGAATCCGCCGGGAAGAAAACGCTGGTCTTCACGGCGACGGAAGTTCAACTCGCGAAAATCAGTGTCGAGACGAAAGACCTTTGAGAACACCTTGTCGCTGGTGAGTGCTGTGATCTGGTCGGGAGTGTGTCCCGTTGCATAGAGTGCACCAAGGAGCGACCCCATGCTGGTCCCAGCAATGACATCCACTGGAATGTGATTCTCTTCCATCCACCGGAGTACGCCAATCTCGCTGAGTGCAAGCGCGCCACCACCACCCAGCGCAATACCGATGCGTTTGCGACCGAGATCCGGGAAGGGGTCACCATGAGCACCGCTACCGGATGGCGGAGGGGCCAGCGCACCCTGAGGCGGGCCCTGCTGAGGCGTCAATTGTTGGTTGGAACCACCACCGGAAGCAGGAGCCATAACTCCGCCGTTTGCCTGTGCAGACAGTTCGGGCAGGAGAAGCACTGCCACTAGCGAGCAGGCCAACAAGCGGCGGCTGTACGTTCCGGAAAACATCATCCTCATGATTTAGCAGGTTGGATGCAGAAACGCTCGGTGACGACTGTCAGATTTGACATACTGGACACGAATGCCTCGACCACGCCCGTTACTTGCGCTGATGGAATACCTTACAGCGATCTCCACCCCACGGCATGACCAGCGACGAGGTGTGGATGCCGCCACGATGCGAGGTCACATGGGCGAAGATGCAGCGTACTTTTATCTGCGTCGACTGGGGTTCAAAGTGGTGGCGCAACGCTGGGAAAGCGACTTTGCTCCGGGCGAAGTGGATGTTGTGGCCTGGGAGGGCGAGACGCTGTGTTTCATTGAGGTAAAAACACGCAGGCAGCACTCCCCCGTTGCCGCGGAAGCCGCAATCGATGGTGACAAGCAACAAGCGATGGAGCGCCAGGCCGACGCCTATGTGCGTGAACTGCCATGGCCCGAGGGTCGCAGGCCGAAGATTGCGATTCGCTTTGACGCTGTGCTGGTACATCTGCGCGAACAGGGCAGGCCGGATGTGCAGCTGATCCGTAATGTCTTCTGAAACTTCAAGACACGCGTTGACCAAAATCCGTTGTCGCGGTGTCTAATGCTTCAGAGGCGGCAAAGACTGCCCAAGAGAAGAGGAACGACCATGACGCTGATGAATGCACCTGTCTACGACGCCGGAAAAGCCAAACGTACGCGTTACGCCCTGGTCGGCGTAGGGGTCCTGGTGGCCGTGCTGGTGGTGGCGACGTTTGCGGGCTTCATCTCAGGACATGGATGGCTTTTCAGTAACGTGTACACGGAACACCGGGTAAACAAGTTTCTGACGGCGATTGAGCAGAAGGACTTCGCCACAGCCTATGGCATTTATCAGAACGATAGTGACTGGCAGCAGCATCCGGACAAGTACAGCGGCTATTCATTGCAGCGATTCACGGAAGACTGGACGAAGTACTCACCAGTGGGAGAAATTCATTCACACCACGTGGATAAGAGCGTGAGCGATGGTTCCGGCACGTTTGGAACCACGCTGCTGGTGGCAGCCACGATCAACGGCGACCCGGATAAGCGTCTCTTCATCGCAGTTCAGCGCAGCGACGGCACGTTCACCTATCCGGCGCCACACATCTTTGCGTACTAAACAGAGCCACGCTTAGTGGACTGGCACAAAGCCGTTGGGCGGAACGTAGCAGGCATCCGTTCCACCACGGTGCCAGCTGCTGCCGTCGGCGTAGGTAACGGAAACAAGGCTGAACCATTCCACAGCCGTCAGCTTTTTCGTGACAATCGTGGCATCGCCAGATCCGGTGAGAGTGAATGTTTCCACCACATCCGCGTTGGATGTGGCCTGTGTCAGTGCGGCGGCATCACGAAGACGTAGCCCGCTTGGGCCGACGACATCCAGTACCACCTGCTGGATAGTATGGTCTCCGTGCGGACGAAACGAGATCACAAACGACGGATGGAAGGAACGGGCTGTATCGGTCAGCAGATAGGCACCATGCGCCTGCTGGTGCACATCGACACCAATCGGACAATTGCCCTGCGGCATCGCCATTGCAGTCGCTGGCATGCTGCTAGTTTGGGCGGCGGCTGTGGCAGCAAACGCCAGCAGAAGAGCGATTCCGGGACCACGCATAGCGAAACCTCCGTCTCTCAGCGAGAGACTACACCCGGTAATACGCGTTCGGTTAGAGCGCCGGCGGCGATTTCTTTCCAGGAACTTTCTTTGGCGTCGTCTTCTTCGCTACTGTTTTTCCCGCAGGTGACTTATCAGGAATGCTGGCTGTATCGGCTGTCAGATGACCGTCCGCTGCATGCGCCTTCAACGTGTCGCCATTTTGCGTAGTGACGGCGTTCGTCTCCAACGTCTTGGCAGAAGACGTTGCTGTCGATGGCTTCGTCGGCGCTTCTTTAAATGCCGCCGGTTTCTTCGGAGATTCCTTCGCCTCGGTCTTCTCTGACACTGTCGTTATCTCTTCGATAACAACATCTATGATCTCTTCGATAACAACATCCTTGACTTGTGCAGGCTGCTTCACTGAGGACTTTTCGGCTTTCGTTGCAGACGACTTATCAGTAAGCAACTTCACCAACTCGTCGTAGCGATAGTCAGCGGACTCAGCTGCAGCAAGAATTTCAGCGAGCGGGACTTTCTTTTGCGCCTCACCGGCGGGTTGCAAAGCTGCCGTCAGAGTGAGCCATTGCAGAAGCTGTTCCAGCGCCTCATGATTCACATAACGCTCGCCTTTGTGTTCGTTCACAGCCGCCAGCCACAGCACATCGCCTTCGTTCCAGAATGCGACATCGTCGAACTTTGGCTGCATGAGCGCGAGCCTGACACGCGCCGCGGCACGCCATGAATCTTCCCCGAGAACACCGACCTCAGAAAAGATCTCCGCGAGAGCGGAACGCAGGCCGAGATGATCCACAATGTCCTTCGACTCCGACGGCAGAGCACGCAGTACCGCAACGGTGAGCAAAGGCGTCCACAGGGCTTCTGGATGTACTTCCATGGCCATCCGCGGCGGT contains the following coding sequences:
- a CDS encoding patatin-like phospholipase family protein encodes the protein MRMMFSGTYSRRLLACSLVAVLLLPELSAQANGGVMAPASGGGSNQQLTPQQGPPQGALAPPPSGSGAHGDPFPDLGRKRIGIALGGGGALALSEIGVLRWMEENHIPVDVIAGTSMGSLLGALYATGHTPDQITALTSDKVFSKVFRLDTDFRELNFRRREDQRFLPGGFSLGLKHGPSIRNGVLLDYGLNQFLNAQFLPYGADFSFNNLPLPFRCVATDILVGREAVFTHGPLAEAVRASISIPGVFPPLEDGGHIYVDGALTENLPTDIVKRELHADVVLAVSLPLTPPGTGDTNSLLGILGRSFSVASWSNEVRSRQLADVLIEPVTPAGAGTSDYAKAGDLAQAGYVAAQKMAPQLLKYRVSDEEWETYMAHRQHREARTPQNIASVKVIAPNNHSAIGVRDTVDDLPGKKLNTDEVEAKLNEVRSDGRYNTDYFLTTPGQKLDTEVTGPANVGRHVEGRELLHPDEKRGPGDDTLPEMVETASQPPAASETPNNTIPPGKSDKGSKKKEAKPVFETVAPSSSGKVAIAIAEKPGYVPGPNDVDLNMVVRDRPGGPPYLLLGANIISQSGGTNRATLDAILTQQDLGTYKSEGRLLMRIGRVTQFVPEYYWRPNDHNFFIAPRLQLYRTLEPIWVDQHKVSDRLTQTAGGGVDFGYSQSHFTEWRLGYQMTHQLWNLSTGSDGQPDIHGNSQQVRLQYSFNGQDRAMVPRHGLRADVSGGYLFNTVNSVNAPVLQASGAYFYDLGHNNTVSFSLEGGTMANRQVADPFRFTLGGPLRLTASAYDEYRGTDYMLIRPAYFRRIAQLPMPLGQSIYIIGTYELGRMYSPDRDTLMRQDVFFGLAAETPIGALTFGPAIGDHDHRKFVFTLGRFF
- a CDS encoding YraN family protein; its protein translation is MPRPRPLLALMEYLTAISTPRHDQRRGVDAATMRGHMGEDAAYFYLRRLGFKVVAQRWESDFAPGEVDVVAWEGETLCFIEVKTRRQHSPVAAEAAIDGDKQQAMERQADAYVRELPWPEGRRPKIAIRFDAVLVHLREQGRPDVQLIRNVF